The DNA sequence atctacagagtgagttacaggacaactaGAACTactcacaaaaataataaaaaataatagtaatgataacaACAACATACAAAGAGGCAGAGGTATCAGAACTCTGTTGAGACCTAAGGCCCTTGTACATTTTATATAAACTACATgtttgcagaaaataaaaacaagggctTTCTTCCTAGGAGGTGACAGGAAGGGTCCAAACTTAATTGGACTTTCTTCTTGTCAAGCTAAACACACAATGGTCCTTTCTAAGCATGGAtatgggaaagatttttttttaatctcatcagtattttttttaaacaatgttctGTAATCAACAGGACATGAATCAGCTAAAAACCCGCGAGGAAACTCGACAATTTTCCCTTTGTGCAACACCACAGTTAAAACTGGTAAATCAGGATGAACCATTATGCCAGGAAGTACTTGTTGGAATGAGCACCTCCCAAAGAAGTCCCCAAAACTCAGATTGTACGTGGCTAGTCTGTGCATAGGAGGATCTGGTAAAGAAAGAGTTGAGATCACAAGTCCCAGAATGTAATGATCTTGATTGTTGTGGTTGCTGGCCCGTCTAGTGGCTTATTTAAAATACACCATACTCAAAGAGAGATTCTGCCGGCTTGTCATTTTCTTTGCCCGAAGAGTATTTGCATGTTAGCATATTGTAATCTTATATATTTATTAGTTCAAGGCTCTAAAATCAGGACCTAGCTTTCTACTTAAGAGCAGTAGAAaaccaacataaaaataaataatagaattaacTTTCATGGGGAAAATGCATGCTAATAAAAgcctaaaatgagaaaaaattttgACTACTATCTGCTGTTTCCATACAAATTTATTCTGGGTAACTGTGAATATACATTTTACTTGAAACAATAAAGGGCTAGCCTAAAGCGAAGCTCTATTCATGATTTTCAGTGGTAGAACTGACCACAGAGGTCAGCTCAGTGGTTCGGTGACTTTATACTCAGTTCCTTGAGGAACCGGAACAAGAACTAtgagatctctgtctctgtctctctctctctttttattttcgagacagggttctgagaactgaaatgCCCAGGAAGAGAGCCACCCCACACCTGATAAAGACTTGAAGACTCAGAAGGTTGCCTGATTGGCTAGAACCACCTGATTGTGTAGGACTGTGGTGTTGTAGGTCTTAAACCAAATTATCATGAACCATCCCGTTCACAGCCACTTCAGTGTCTTACCTAACATCCATTTTTGGAACCACTAGGAAAATCTTTTTGGAATGCTCAAACCACTTAGCTTCTACCACTTAAAGGTTAAAAATGTCATCAGGAAATCTCTGAATCCATGTCCCCACCAAATATGTATTTTAGAAATACCTTGGTTTGCAATTTCCTTTTGTTCTGCTActacaaaaaaatcataaaattgttACCAAGTTGGAACatgatgctgggggggggggggtcacctaAATTTGTGCACTCCTCCCCTATAGCCATGTTTGGTTTCagaataaactattttatttctttttgaggtCAGAGCTATGGTTTTTGTGTGAGTGACCAATTGAAAAGTGAACAGCTTAAAATTTAAATCACGGGGGAAATGATGAAGGACTCTACAGTCTTTAAAATGGGCCAGGATTGGTCCTGAACCCAAGCTTGCTTATGCTATCCAAATGTTTAGCTGTTTTATCGGTCGCCTTAAAGTGCCCTTTTCTTTACAACAAAGGCTATGTCTTTTACTACAAAAAGTATGTTTGGGGAAATGGTCATTTCCCCCTAAGAGTTTTTTGGCGGGGTCGCTGTGCACACACGTGTAGAACCTTAACACGTCGCCTTACGGAGCTGCCCCGTAAAGCTCAGCAGCAGGGGTCGGGGAGCGTGGGGCGGGACCAATGTCTGGCGGGGCGGAGACTCTGACGGCAGCTGAGAGTAGCCAGTGAAAGGACAGGAGGCGGGGCCATGGGCGGGGCCTATGCCTGTAGGCGAAGGCGACTGGTGCTGGGGGCGGGGCGGAGAGTCGCGGGCAGATGACGCGCAGGCGGAACCGCTACTTCCTGGATCCGCCGGCCGGTGCCGCTGCCGCACCCTGCGCCGGAGCCGGGAACCTGCGGCCGCCGCCATGTCCCACCAGACCGGCATCCAAGGTAACGGCGCCACGGGGCAGGGGCTCCCGGGAGTCGGCGGGCCCGAGCGCTGGAGGCGCGGACGGCTTTGGAGCGGCTCTGGGTGTGACGGCCCCGACCGTGTCCCTGGCGGCCCTGTGGGGCCGCCGCCACGTAACAGGCAGTGGGTGCGGGAGAGCCGAGCCGTGTGGATCGGGACGGGGCCGAGCCGAGGTCGACCTGGGCCAGCCGAGCGACTTTCCTCGGTAGCCTCCGTCAAGGAGATTGATGCCGCACTCGGatcatttgaaaaacaaacaaatcccacaGCTGTAGGCTGCCTCCCAGACTCCCCGGATTGTCTCTCTCAGAACGGGAGCGCGCTTTCCTCTCGGAGAAATCCTGAGTAGGAAGTGTTTTTCCATCTTTGGATGCTCCCCAGGCAGCTGAAATGCCTGGTCTGTGTGGCTGCACCTTATCACCCCGTGGAGACTGTTGAATGTGCAATTGCTTGCGTATCTTAACCCTCCTTTATTTCCTGCTTTGAAAATAGGCAACTTGGAAGTAGTCATCTCCTCAGGATCAAATAATATATCCTGGAGTTATTTAACGAGTTCTAACATAAACTAGAGCACTTCCTGTAATAGTCAACTGAGTCTCCCCCCCCAGGTGACCAGTTAACAACTTGTTTTGTGTTTAAGGGTTTTGGACACCTCTTTCTTCCATACGCAGCCAGACAAAACATTTCCAAATTCATGTCTCATTTCCAAAAtcatgtctgttttttttaacGTGTTAATTTTGACATTTAAATGTGTCAAAATTATTACTAAGTTCGATGTTTGAGCCGTTTATCCTAAGACCGAAATAGGAGTCTTGCTGGGAATCAACACAAGAACGAAATGGAAGCAGTAGTGCATACACAAGGGATAGGCTAATTATTGAGTATTTGCTCAGTGACTACTACAGCTTTTTGAGAGATACAAGAAAGATACAAACACCATTAGATCTAGTGCATTTTACAAGCTTTTTCTTTATCGGAATATGAGACTTGATCCTGTTGTTTTTGACGGACAGATACAGGGTATGAAGGCGCTATCACAAACTTAAAATTGGATTATAGAGGCAACTTTCAACGTTTTCAAACATGAAGTAATTTGTCCATTATTAGGTTTGACTAAAAGTATTACTTCAGTGTTACTTCTGCTGCAGAAATCTGTAGATAAAATGTTGAGTTCCTATACTTTTAAGAtgctagtatttattttttagtaataGCCAGTACCCATATTTTGTGCTTCTGTTTTATAATAACAAAGTGCTATACACTCtaccttttcctttgttttgtgtaAAGAGCAAAATAAAGTACTTCTAAGTTAAaaatgggtttctttttctttatcattttccaCAGCAAGTGAAGATGTTAAAGAAATCTTTGCCAGAGCCAGAAACGGGAAATACAGACTTCTGAAAATATCTATTGAAAATGGTTAGTTAACATTTTAAGATACTATGTGCCCTTTGAGTGTTCGCTGTTGCAGTTTCAGATCTCCAAGTGTTATTAGTAATTTGAACTATTAATCAGCATGAAACAAGCTCAGATTTTCCCTTTCAGCCTGTTTTCCTTTTAGATTGTACAGCTATTGGGGAAACCCCAGGTGGTTTCTAGTATGATAACTTCATCCATGTCTGATGTTAGTGCTTCCCCTTCTAGAATGGAAATCAGTAACCATGTGgtactataaaacaaacaaagctaattATTTCTGAGTTAATTCAGTAAAGTGTGTTTTGAAGTAgaaatatttggggggggggggtctgtttGGACCCGAGAGGAGATTTGTTTGGAAACATTCTAAGAACATAGCAAATTATAAATCGACTCCTTAACAGCAATTGTGTGATCCGGAAAACTGTCTGAGTGACCACATCAGAATtagatgaacttttaaaaacttcatgTCCAAATGAATGTGCCGAAAGCATCCCTGTGCTTTCTTAAATATCCGAGAACCTTTTGTTTGGAAAAATAACTTGTTTTTTCATGAACTGGGAATAAATCaactttgttttttcatttttctgcttaTTAAAATGTGAAGCTAGTTTAGAATCTTACAATATTCCATAGGAGCAAATGTCTACTTCAAGGTAGCTAAAGTTGTGAATGTTACTTCCTAAGTGACTAgttagtaaacaaaataaaaagatagaatgTATCttttattaagataaaatatatcttaaatttgcaattcttcagaagaaaatttttattttctaaatatcttccagttttttttaatcttgagaaaaatgttaaattagaAAATTTCAGAGACTGAAAAAATAAATGCCTACCTCTCTTATTAATGACTTAGTACtttatagttttctccaaaccaaatttaactttttaaatgttactgTTTTTCTGATGTTAAAACATCATTGGACTACTACTGTatgtctctttttctccccctggGGTAGCTGCATTTGGAAGTTTAATATATATGAGCAATTCCTTTTACTTAAATGCCGGCATAACATATGATGCTCTTTTGAGTTTTTAAGTTCACATAACCTgcatgttgttttattgctctttatttctgggatttttctgatttgttttatagcctgtgaattattttaaaacgCGAATAAAAGAAGAATGTTTTCATTTGACATTCACATGTTTGCACACTCTCTTTAGGGAAGATGCTGTGTGGTGCTATAGCATGcacctgcctgtgtgtgtacaagtgaTTCTGTGGGAAGAGTCCCTTCAGAATCTTACTTAAAAATAGTGCCTAAAAAAGGACAACTCCCAGTCTAGTGACTTTAAGGCCACATGTTAAACCCACAGTATTGTTGTTGTCAAGTAGGAGCCAAAgcttgttttataatttataaactataaaaaattatgaaataagatatatttataaaatttaaaaattatagttttgaGTAAAGTTCTATATATATGTGAGGTTTTTATATATGTAAAGTTTATATAATTTTCAGCAtagatattttaacaaataaaagtcTAATTGCCCTTTACTAACTcagttataattatttttatatttattccttatgttatttacataaaatattttaaccatGTTTTTTCTAAGATCTTTATATTTGTTCTTAGTAATGCCCCAGATCatagttattttatataattcCACCTTTTCAATTTTTCTGGGAAAATAGTAATAGGGAAATAACTTGTCTTTCTCGTCTTCATCATATTATCACTTGCTATTGCAGACCCACttatttgttttaacattttcatttcgTAGAACAGCTTGTGATTGGATCATGTAGTCAGCCTTCAGATTCCTGGGAGAAGGATTACGATTCCTTTGTTTTGCCTCTGCTGGAGGACAAGCAACCGTGCTATGTATTATTCAGGTTAGATTCTCAGAATGCCCAGGGATATGAATGGATATTCATTGCATGGTCTCCAGATCATTCTCATGTGAGTaatgttttgtagttttttttttctttttttttctttttttttcttaaacattaaatactaagattttttttctaaaatatcttcaTGCTACAAGAAGGATAAGAAGAAGCAATCATTTCTCATAGAGGGATAAtcttgtcacaaaacaaaagagagttCCCAGTAGACTAAATAGATTAAAAGGTGGAATTGAGATGTAGATACAGCCCAGTGTTATAAAGAGTGTCAGAGTTCTTATAGAAAGCTATTTGTTCATGCTGTCCAGTATTCTCAAAAGATTACCCATTTCAGTTCTTCCTCTGGAAGAAATAGCAGATTTCACCCTTTAGAATTATGAAACTGTTCCTGTCAATTGATAGTTATCCATGAAAGCTGCTAAAGCTCTTTAATAATAAAACGTTTGTCTTTTCATCCCACTGTGCCTCATCTACTGGTATTTGCCATCAGCAATTCATGAATATTTGATTCTTAATTAGTAATGTTTGATAATAGTTTGAGTAAACTATCACTGTAAAGGTTATTTTATATTAATCCCCCCAATATTTGAAATagtattttagtaatttttttagtatgaatttaatttgttttctactttaaaaaagtaTCCTACATAATTTAAAATCGACCTTACTGGTCCCTACCGATTTAGACACCTGTGTTATAGTTGTTAGTGAGCAGCATCCTTATTGGGTTAAGTACTTGAAGGTTTTAATTTATCATTGCTTGCTTTTATAATGGTAATACTGCTGACGTGTAAAACTTTCACAATTGTATAGGTTCGTCAAAAAATGTTGTATGCAGCAACAAGAGCAACTCTGAAAAAAGAATTTGGAGGTGGCCACATTAAAGATGAAGTATTTGGAACAGTAAAGGTACaaaacttattttgtgtgtgttttttatgtgcttcaaaaaaccccaaaaccaaaacaggaaacaaaactggTAAATCCAGGCATAGAGGCACACATCATTActccttgcacttgggaggcatagtcTTAGGGTTTAGTACCAGCCTCGTCTGTGTTCTGAGTTCAGGACGGACAGGGCTACatgttgagaccctgtctcaggcaTAAGAAGAGTATTGTTATTTCTCATGATACGCAGTTCATGCTAATTCACTCGTATCTGTTGATACTGAGAATAAACACTACTGAGGTAGGATTTCTCAGAGGTATGGTAAACCGGTGCCTTTATGACTGTATTCACAAATTAAGGTGATTGGAATACACTTTGAGCAGCTGATTTATGCGTCCGTTTCAGAAAATAATACGCTTTAGCGAAGAGAGGAGGCGCGATTTTCTTCCCGTTAGCTGTGAACTGGGCTGGCTTCTCAGCTCTCTCGCCCTCAGCCATCAAACCATCTTAGCTCCCTCACTCAGCCTTCCAAGAGCAATGCTCAGAAGCATACCTCTTTGAAGTACTTTTTTCTTATACGAATACTTCTGCAAATACTGTATAAGTGACTTTAATATAGACTTAGAAGAAGAATAAATTATGAGAATAGCTGTCAGCCAGTTTTCTACAGATAGCAAATTATATATGCCCTGTAGGGTTGAGGCTGGAGATCAGTTCACTATTTGATGATCAAACTTAAACAAAAGATTTAATGATTATAAACTTGAGGAAAAGGAGACACTTGTTAAAAACTTTGAATCCTTCAAAATAGAGGATGAAAATAAGAGAGTAAAATTCTTATACTGCGTATTATCacttaattttttcaattaataatttttgtttttcctagtgTAGCCTCACTTTGGTTATATTtctggaaaataataatttatttctttgctcACAGGAAGATGTTTCATTACATGGATATAAAAAGTATTTGCTGTCCCAGTCTTCGCCTGCCCCACTGACGGCAGCAGAGGAAGAATTACGACAGATTAAAATTAATGAGGTAAGTTATAACTTTAATGCTTTCAAGGTTTCAAGTGTGTCACAATACCATGTGTTGAATGAATAGACACAAAGGTAGCTGAAATTCGGATGTTGGATCCGTTAGGATTATTTAGTTTAGGGATGGATCTATGTGCTtaatgtgttttcagaaaaagaagtaaaacattCATGTTAACTAACAGCCCTTCGTAAAGGGCTGTCCCCAAAATGTACATGTTAAAGCAGACACTTGTGTGCCGTGAGTACTTTTTGAAGAGAGACGTGTGTTACCCATTGATTGCAAAGAGTTTTAAATTTAGTACAACctcataaagaaaattttttaaaatatattacttcaGAGATTAGTGTTTGCTAAAGAGGATAAAATTAAATGCAGGAGAATGCTGAAGGTCACTTAAACGGACTTCAATTCTGTGAACTTGGAGATGTAGATGGAGCTGGAGTATTTGTTAAGCATTCTGAGGCTAGTAAACTTGGAgacataattttaatgtttttgcaGCCGTCTTAGATGACTTTTGtaactactttctttcttctgaaattttACAAAGCATAAGTGTCCCAAACTACTGCTCATTGTCTTCATACTAGGCCGACTAGTCTGGAAATGGCTCAGTACCCTTAACATGAAGTTGATGGCAAGGATGTAGCATGTATTTTAAGCTAAAGTTATTTGAGTAGGGCtttttatatgactttttttCCTACAAGtttgaaagtttgttttattCCTTGCAATCAGAGCCCAGAGGATCATATTGGGGTATGCACTTGCATATATTCTATGATGTTTTCATTATCCAGTACCATGCCGTAGAatctccattcatttttttttaagtagtttgTATTTGACTTTCTGTTGCAATATTGCAAATGAGACCCTTATGAGCTGTCATTTATCAAGTAGAACAACCGTAAACATGTACTTGGAAAGCTTTCTTCAAGTATCTCTCATTCACACACGAGCTGTTTAGTAAAGAAAGCCATACATCTGGGGCACGTGCGGGCGTAGCTTATGAGCTGTGTGGTTTGTCTGTGTCCTGCGTCCTCATTCCAGTGTAGTGCATGGTGTTTGTATGTCCCATTTTATGTTCAGTAGAACAGTAAAATCTATGCTTACTGTATACATTTACTATTCAGAACTTCTAGCAAGAAAAGTTGGCATTTAAAGAGGTAATCTGATGACACTTCAGAAGAGTTAACTGTAGTTACATGGACCTGTGCCAGGCTCAGTGAAGGAAACTCCAAAGTCCTGAAACTGCTCATTCGAGGCTCCTTCCCAGTATTTCATACCAGTGTCACGCTCTTCTGCATGTCCACAGTGTGAGAAACTATATGCCTtctaagtttaaaatgttttaagaatttgaatGAAAGGgtgagatttaatattttctttaaagtggAGTTTTCTGCTTTTTGCCCTCAGGCACTTCTCTACTGTGAGATAATGcccttgtaccctgtaaagatatttcactcatattggtttagtaaaaggctgattggccagtagtcaggcaggaagtttaggcaggGTGACCAACTGGAAGAAttgtgagaagaggaaaggcagagatgcagtccccagccagacacagaggaagaatgaTGAGaacgccttactgagaaaaggtaccaagccatttggctaaacatagatgagaattatgggttaatttaagttgtaagagctagttatgaataaacctgagcaataggccaagcagtttatcattaatataagcctctgtttatttatttggaattgAACGGTTGCGGGGACAGGCGGGGCAGAAACTAAAGTTTTACCCGTCAATTCTATCTGTGTCTTAGGTACAGACTGACGTGGGTGTAGACACAAAGCATCAGACACTACAAGGAGTGGCGTTTCCTATTTCTCGAGATGCTTTCCATGCTTTGGAAAAACTGAGCAACAAAGAACTCAACTATGTACAGTTGGTAAGATGGCTGTAAAGTAGCTGTTCTTTTTGGTAAAGTATGGCTTGTATAATTCCTATTTTTAATGAATTGGTTTTTTACTAACTTTTTGCTTTTAAGGTAGGGTGTCAttgtttattcatgtttttatttaaatcgCAAGTACTATATGTGTATGAAAAAGTCAGCTAATCCACACCTGTGCATCATCTTTGTCTTCTAAGTTAACTTGTATTTTACCTGTTTAataaatgttgtttatttttggcaggaaatagatataaaaaatgaaacaataatttTGGCCAACACAACAAATACAGAACTAAAAGATTTGCCAAAGAGGATTCCCAAGGATTCAGCACGTTACCATTTCTTTCTGTACAAGCATTCTCATGAAGGAGACTACTTAGAGGCCATAGGTGTGTGACACATTGTCTGCAGCACAGAGCCTCCCTTTGCCTACCAGCTTCAGTACCATAGTCTGACGTGTGACACATTGTCTGCAGCACAGAGCCTNNNNNNNNNNNNNNNNNNNNNNNNNNNNNNNNNNNNNNNNNNNNNNNNNNNNNNNNNNNNNNNNNNNNNNNNNNNNNNNNNNNNNNNNNNNNNNNNNNNNNNNNNNNNNNNNNNNNNNNNNNNNNNNNNNNNNNNNNNNNNNNNNNNNNNNNNNNNNNNNNNNNNNNNNNNNNNNNNNNNNNNNNNNNNNNNNNNNNNNNNNNNNNNNNNNNNNNNNNNNNNNNNNNNNNNNNNNNNNNNNNNNNNNNNNNNNNNNNNNNNNNNNTCCCTTTGCCTACCAGCTTCAGTACCATAGTCTGACGTGTTTCCTGCAGGGCTTATTTGAGGTTGGAGGAGGCTACAGACTTGCTTTAACTGATAGTCCTAATTGTTGTTATTTTACCatccagtttttatttattcaatgccTGGATACACGTGCAGCATAAGAGAGCGGATGCTGTACTCCAGCTGCAAGAGCCCTCTGCTGGAGATCGTGGAGAGACAGTTACAGATGGACATAATCAGAAAGGTAGACTCTTTAAGGGTCTTGTGGTTTTGCTGGGTATTTTGTCATTTCCACTTAGTACCATGTAAACTTTCAGGTGCCATGGTTGTCAATGAAAACGTTCAGTTTCATGGTTCTCACCCTAAGTCCTTAGAACCTGCTGAGTGCCTGGGGGTGATCTGTACTATCTAGTATGGGAGCTATAGGCCACACACGGCTATTTTAAGTGTAAagttgaataaaatatataattcagtttcttttttttaaatatttattatgtatacaatattctgtctgtgtatatgcctgtaggccagaagagggtgccagactccattacagatggttgtgagccaccatgtggttgctgggaattgaactcaggacctttggaagagcaggccatgctcttaacctctgagccatctctccagcccctataattCAGTTTCTTAATAGCACTGGTAGTTGCAAA is a window from the Microtus ochrogaster isolate Prairie Vole_2 chromosome 15, MicOch1.0, whole genome shotgun sequence genome containing:
- the Twf1 gene encoding twinfilin-1 isoform X1: MSHQTGIQASEDVKEIFARARNGKYRLLKISIENEQLVIGSCSQPSDSWEKDYDSFVLPLLEDKQPCYVLFRLDSQNAQGYEWIFIAWSPDHSHVRQKMLYAATRATLKKEFGGGHIKDEVFGTVKEDVSLHGYKKYLLSQSSPAPLTAAEEELRQIKINESPEDHIGVQTDVGVDTKHQTLQGVAFPISRDAFHALEKLSNKELNYVQLEIDIKNETIILANTTNTELKDLPKRIPKDSARYHFFLYKHSHEGDYLEAIVFIYSMPGYTCSIRERMLYSSCKSPLLEIVERQLQMDIIRKIEIDNGDELTADFLYDEVHPKQHAHKQSFAKPKGPAGKRGIRRLIRGPAEAEATTD
- the Twf1 gene encoding twinfilin-1 isoform X2, with amino-acid sequence MSHQTGIQASEDVKEIFARARNGKYRLLKISIENEQLVIGSCSQPSDSWEKDYDSFVLPLLEDKQPCYVLFRLDSQNAQGYEWIFIAWSPDHSHVRQKMLYAATRATLKKEFGGGHIKDEVFGTVKEDVSLHGYKKYLLSQSSPAPLTAAEEELRQIKINEVQTDVGVDTKHQTLQGVAFPISRDAFHALEKLSNKELNYVQLEIDIKNETIILANTTNTELKDLPKRIPKDSARYHFFLYKHSHEGDYLEAIVFIYSMPGYTCSIRERMLYSSCKSPLLEIVERQLQMDIIRKIEIDNGDELTADFLYDEVHPKQHAHKQSFAKPKGPAGKRGIRRLIRGPAEAEATTD